The following coding sequences lie in one Arachis ipaensis cultivar K30076 chromosome B05, Araip1.1, whole genome shotgun sequence genomic window:
- the LOC107644496 gene encoding methyl-CpG-binding domain-containing protein 2: protein MHRGKFSLTPRNEVKGLSGSNLTSYKHSNPSDPIDLSSSDDENDTSNNDISKQLVLYDPTASGRNTLDLFPGAIQCTPPLPPRSKPPSTTPRILPSVGAFTVQCASCFKWRLIPTKEKYEEIREHLLEQPFICQKAREWRPDVSCDDPEDISQDGSRVWAIDKPNIAQPPAGWERLLRIRAEGSTKFADVYYVAPNGKRLRSMVEVQKFLLEHPEYIRDGVTLSQFSFQIPKPLQENYVRKRSLKLKSSYEDGRPVEPEQVSPLAWAAPEDTAKLHEEKPVPFAAVLDDDYPLNPPTKKRATESSLQKDVPDANEDFQLRS from the exons ATGCATCGTGGTAAATTTTCCCTAACACCTAGGAATGAAGTCAAAGGCTTATCGGGTTCAAATTTAACCAGTTACAAGCATAGCAACCCATCAGATCCCATAGATCTTTCTTCTTCAGATGATGAAAATGACACCTCTAATAATGACATATCTAAACAATTAGTCCTTTATGATCCCACGGCAAGTGGTCGCAACACACTTGATCTGTTTCCTGGTGCTATTCAGTGTACACCTCCGTTGCCTCCAAGAAGCAAACCTCCAAGTACAACTCCCAGAATCTTGCCGTCAGTTGGTGCTTTCACTGTTCAATGTGCATCCTGCTTTAAATGGAGGCTGATTCCCACAaaggaaaaatatgaagaaatacGGGAGCATCTACTTGAACAGCCATTCATTTGTCAAAAAGCTCGTGAGTGGCGGCCGGATGTATCTTGCGATGATCCAGAGGATATTTCTCAGGATGGGAGCCGGGTTTGGGCTATTGATAAGCCAAACATTGCACAGCCTCCAGCTGGTTGGGAGCGACTACTACGGATCAGAGCCGAAGGAAGCACCAAATTTGCAGATGT atATTATGTAGCGCCAAATGGCAAGAGACTCCGCTCAATGGTAGAGGTCCAAAA GTTCTTGTTGGAGCACCCGGAATATATAAGAGATGGGGTAACTCTTTCTCAGTTCTCATTTCAAATACCAAAGCCATTGCAAGAAAACTATGTGAGGAAGCGCTCCCTGAAACTTAAATCTTCATATGAAGACGGCAGACCGGTTGAACCTGAACAAG TGAGTCCACTAGCATGGGCCGCACCAGAAGACACTGCAAAGTTGCATGAAGAAAAACCTGTCCCTTTCGCTGCTGTACTGGATGATGATTACCCTCTCAATCCACCAACAAAGAAGCGAGCGACTGAGAGTTCACTCCAAAAGGATGTGCCTGATGCTAATGAAGATTTTCAACTCAGAAGTTAA